The genomic interval ACCAAAGGCGGCCCTGCCGCCGCATGGGGCTGGCGGTCAGACAGTGCTGTGGGCAGTGAAGTCCCAGTTCGGGTAGGGGTCTTCGGGCACGGGTCCGTCGGGCGGCGTGTCGTCTGGGAATATGTCGTCCGATGGCAGCCCACAGTCGGGCAGCTCATTGCCAGGTAGATGAAGGTCGGACCGATGAGGCCCCGGAACAGGACCATTCGGCCAGGGTTTTGGCCACTGGGGTGGTTCCCAGTCGGGGTGTTCGCTTTGGTAGTGGCGTCCGGTGGGTGATATCCAGCCGGGCGGTTCATTCTTGGTGGCGCCCATTGGTTTCCAGCCTGTGGTGTGTCTTAGTCTGTGGTGTTTGTGACAGGGCTGACCGAGATTTGATATCCCGGTGGCGCCGCCGCGGGCCCAGGCGAGGACGTGGTCTGCTTCATTGTCGAGGGAGTGGTTGCTGCAGCCGGGGAACGGGCATTTCCCGTCCCGCATTCGCAGCCATTGGCGTTGGGCTTTCGTCACTCGGTAGCTGGTCCGCCCGATCTCGAGCGGTGCACCGTCGCGCGGGTCGACCAGGACGCTGTGGAAGGACTCGGCGCCGTCGGCGATCAGTTGGCGGGCCATGGATGGTGGGATCGGCCCGTATCCGTCGAGCATGGCGGGCTCGTCCGTGACACCCAGCAGCGAGAGGACCGGGACGGTGACAAGAACCTGCGCCCTCGGCGATGGAACACCAGCAGCCACGCTGCCGCCGTCGATATCTGCCCGGTCACCGGTTCCGCCGAGGAGCCAGATGGCGACGGTGTCGGCACGGATCTGGCTGAGCGTCCGGTCCTCATGAGGTCCTTGGAGCGCTCTCGCGGCGGCGGTGGTGCGGTCCCAGATCCCCGCGGCCTGATCGGCGGGCAGATACGCGCTGAGCCAGGCCATACCATCACGGTCCGGGGCATACTCCAGGCGCCGGTCGGCTGCGCTCTTGATGTGGCGCTTTTCGATGCTGACCGGGTGGTGGCGTTCCCGCCACGTCCGGGCCTTGTGCCGGAACCGGCCGGGGATGAGCTCACCGACCGGGCCCCCACGTGCCGGATTTACGACGAAGGGGTCCAGGAAATGCGCCTCCAACGCCGCAGCGGCCGGCCGGTCAAGATTGGTGGTTTCGTCGACCATGACCCTCGCGTGCTGCCAGGAAATCTGCCCGGCCTGCAGCGCGGATAAGGTCAGGGGCAGCCTGGTGGTGAGTTGGTGGGCCTCGGCCAACAGCGCCCCAGCGGACCGTTCGCTCACCGTGAGCACGCACGCGACCTCCGCGACCACGGCCATCTCTTGCCCGGTGTTGTCCTCAGGTGACGTGGCCGGACCCGCCAGCGCTTGGGCAGCGTCGTCATAGTCGGCGACCGCCTGGACTTTCAGGGCCGCCATCGTCGCCTCCCCGCAGGCCACGGCAGCCAGCGTCCGCAGCGCGAGCTCGGCCCTCCGATGCATCGGGTCAGCACACTGGCCCGGGGCTTCGACAGCCTCACGGAGCACAACCGCCAGCTCAGCGAAGGACACCGAAAGGGCCTCCGCCGTCGCCACCGCTGCTCTGCTATCCATACTCAAATCATCCCCGGAGGGTGTGACAATAACGGCGAGGCTGAAGGGCTATGTGCATAACCCTGATCACCCGACCTCAAGGTTGCCACCCGAACCGCCAGCCGCGACACTGCAGTTGAGAGCCTCAAGTGTCGCGCGGGCGCTGGACTGGGCTTAGCTGTCCCTTTGCACCATCCGGGGGCGGAATGCCTGCCGTTTTGTGGATGGGCGGTATGCTCCGGTAACCTATTCAGGTTGGTGACGTGTCCGAGCGGCCGAAGGTGCAACACTCGAAATGTTGTTTGGTGTCAAAGCCAACGTGGGTTCAAATCCCACCGTCACCGCCAATTGGCAAGGCCCTGATTCCCTTTGTTTGCAAGGGAATCAGGGCCTTTCGCTTTCTCAAAACTAGGCCGGTGGGCACATTTTGGGCACATTTGCCAGAGAAACGGCGTGATCCAGAGCGTCTGAAACTGAGTCCAGGTCCCCGTCAAAGAGATCCGCGTAGACGTCCAGCGTCATGGCCGCCGAGCTGTGACCGAGCATCTTTTGTACCACCTTCACGTTCGCACCAGCCGATACGGCGAAGCTCGCCGCCGAGTGCCGCAAGTCGTGTGGCGTGATCCGGGGAATGCCCGTCCGCTTCACGGCGCTGCCAAACCAGCTCATATTGTCCTCATGGACGCGGGCCTGCCTCAGGTAGTGCCCGTGCTCGTCAGGGAACACCAGGTCATCCCGCCCCTTGCCCTCGCATTGCCACGCCAGCTGCTCCGCCAGGAACCGCGGGAAGGGCACCGTGCGCTTTTTGTGGTTCTTAGGCGTCCCGACGTGGATCACGGAGCCCACCTGGACGGCGTTCTCTTCGATCATCAGCCGGCGGCGCAGCATGTCCAGGTGCTTGACCTTCAGCGCGGTTGCCTCGCCCCACCGGATGCCGCAGTAGGACAGCACCAAGACCAAGCCAGGGTATTTGCTCGCAGCGGCCAGCGCGTGCACTTGCTCATGGCTGAGGTAGACGTGCGGTTTCTTCACTTTCCGGGGCAGGGACACCCCCCGCGCGGGGTTGCTGAGGGTCCGCCGATCGCTCACGGCGTCATCCAGGACGGCGGCCAGCACCCCGTAGGCACGGATTACCAGCGTTGCCCCTTTGGGCTTCCGCGGCGGCGTCGCCATAGCATCCCCCTGTGACATTTCGGACACCCACTGCTGCACTGCTGTCTTCCGGACATCAGCCACGGCGACGCTACCCCACGCCGGCAGCACGTGGATTCTCCAGGCGGATTCCAGCGGCCTGTAGGCAGACGGCTTTAGGTGGGTCTGTCGAGCCAGCCACGCGGCCCCCAGTGGCCCTATCAGCGCCTTGGCGGCGGTAGCGTCGATGAACTCCCCGCGGGCCTTGGAAACCTCCACGCTCGCCAGGAACAATTCAGCGTCCCGTTTGGTCCGAAAGCCGCGCTTCTTGGTCTGGCTGCGGTCCGGCTTCCGGTAGCGGACCTGATACCGCTTGCCCGCCGTCGTCTCGTAAGGCTCAATCGTCGCCATTGGCCAGGACCGATGTTTTCGCGCGCGGGTGCCTTGGCGGAATGCCCTCTTCCAGAGTCAGATAGAGGCCCAACAGCCGCTCTGGAATGGGCGGCTGCGCCTCAGGAGTCATTTCGACCAATCGTTGCCGGACGCCGTGGGAATGCTCGAGGTGGTACCGCACAATGGCGTTGAACTCGGAGTCCTGGGCAGTCTTTGACTTGCCATAGATTTTCAGGAACGCATCGTCGGGGAGGTCAAACCTTAACCTCTCCTGCTCGTCCAGAGAGTCGAGGATGGCAGCTTCAGAATCCTGGATGGTCCGGAGGAACAGTAGGGCCTTGAGCGTTTCCTCGTTCGGACTTCCTTCGATTTTTCGCGGTTCGATGCCATCAAACTGCTGCATGGCCTCATAGTTGCTCAGCTCGACGCCCGGAAGGGCCTCGAGCTTTGAGCCTGCCTTGACCGGTGGAAACAGCAGAGAAATGGCCGGGAGCTGCAAAGCAGCCGCAAACGTCAGGAGCTCAGTAACGGAAAGGGAGCTTCTGCGTCCGCTCTCCAAGTTGGCAATGACGTCGCGCCCGAGTGGATTACCCACGCGCTCGCAAGCCTCAGATAGCTGCTTAGCCGTCAGGTTCTGCGCCTCGCGCTCGGCTTTGATGTTGGCAACAATCCGCGCGGTGTAGCCGGCCGCCCAGTTTTCAAGTGTCATTCCATCACTTTACATCCCACGGCTTGCGCACAAATAGCATTGATGCTAGAAATGTCCTATCGACATAAACCGCAGCTCGCGCAGTGTTGATTCAGCACACGAAGGAGTAAAGATGGAATCCGAACTGCTCACGTCCACAGAGTTGGCCCAGAAGCTGCACAAGACCGTTTCAGCTCTTGCCCAGTGGCGATACAAGGGCGTAGGTCCCAAATTCATCAAGCTTGGCGGCGGCGTCCGCTACCGCGCCAGCGACGTGGAGGCATGGCTTGACGCGCAGACCCGCACTCAGACCGGCCACGAGCTGGCAAGTGCTTAGACGCAGACCAGGGCCAACGGCCCGCAGACAAAAGAAAAGCGCTCCCGGTGTCGTCGCCAAACAACCGACCGGAAGCGCTCGCAGATCCGAACCCCTGGAAGAGGGAAGAATCGCTATGAACCACACTACCGCCCAGGACCTCGAAGACCTCCCCTTATCTGACCCGGCGTTTGACGCGCTGTTCAATGCGCCGCAGGTAGCGGATACAGCAGAGCCGCCGGCTGGCTTCACGCCGGACCCGTCGTGCGGGATCTGCTTCCCCGAGGAACACACCGCCGGCAACATTTGTGACCAGCCCACAACCTACAGCGGCCCGAGCCGCTACAGCCCAGATAATGCCTGGGGAGTCACGACGTCGTGGAACGTAGTGGAGGGCTTTGAGTTCTACATCGACAGCCGGCCCTATGCCCGTCTGGATGTGCCCGCGGCCACGACGCTGCACGGTCTCTTGGGCGAAGTACTCCAGGAAGTAGGCCAGCCATGAACCGCCCCGCGCTCGCCGTCGTCCCGGACCACCACGAGCCCACGCCGGATGAAATCCTAGAGGGAAATGAGAAGGTGATGACGCTCTTTGGCTATGAGGGGGAGGCCCGCGGGCTCGCTGCCCGCACTATCAAGGAGAACTCGATCTTCTTTCGGAAGATGAGTCGTGAAGGTCTTGATTTCATGACCTGCACAAGGCGCGACATTGTGTTTTGGATGGCCGGCCAGGACTGGTCCAACTCAACGCGCGTGCACCGCAAGGCCCAGCTGTACGGCTTTTACACGTGGATGCAGGATGAAGGCCTACGCCTCGATAACCCGGCTGCCAAGCTGCCGAAGGTCAAGGCGCAGAAACAGAAGCCGAACCCTGTCGCAGCGGCCGATATCCAGAAGCTCTTGGATTCTGGCATCTACTTCAGGACTCAGGTCATGGTGTGCGCCCACTACTACCTTGGATTGCGCGTCTCAGAGATCGCCGCCATCCACGGCGAAGATATCAACTGGGATACCCGCACGCTCAGGACGATTGGCAAGGGCAGGAAAGAGGCGTACATCCCTATCCCGTCCCAGATGTGGGATGTCGTAACAAGGATGCCCAGGGACGCTTTCTGGTTCCCCAACAGGACACCCAACCGGATGTTTCCGGCCGGTGAGGGCCACATCACCGGCAACTCAATCTCTGGCCTGCTTGCTGAGGCAATGAAGCGCGCGGGTCTGAAGCACCGTCCCCACCAGCTGAGGGCGGCGACGGCCACCGAGATGCACCGTGCCGGCGTCAGCGCGTTCACCATCCAGGAAGGAATGCGCCATTCACTCATGCAGACCACCACCGTCTATCTGACCATCGACCCCGAGCAGGTACGCGCCGGCCTCGAGATGCTGCCGACTGTGACCATGCCATCCCGCAAACGGAAGGTAGCCCAGAATGTCTGACCTCGAGGGTAAGACTCAGGAGTGCCGTGGTTGCGGCCGCGACGCTGACCCGGAGGACCTGACAAGCTCCGGACTCTGCACCGGCTGCCTGCCAAACCCTGTGGGCCCAGCCCCCAGGCGCAGCGCCGGCCGGTCTGTCGGAATTCCGACAGACGCCCGTTATGTACCACGTCTCGACGCCGCGGCCCACAAAGCCGAGGCTGACAAGTTCAAGGCCGAGATCCGCGCTCGCCGCGAAGCTCGCCGGAACCCCAGCCACACCAGCTAGAACACCTATGCCAATCCATCCTCAAGCGAAGAAAGGAGGAACCACACAATGCACAGACTCCTAGACGTTCTCATGGCGTTGATCGCGGCCATATGGCCAGCGAACCGCCGACCCGTCCCAGACACTGCCAAGGCCAACGGCCCGCAGGCTCTCCCTGCTGTTGAGCTGCCCCGCCAGACAGCTCCAGCCCCATCATGCGCAACGGAAGCAACACCCGGCCAGATCCGCAGAGCCCGCACACCGGACCACGGCAGCCAACCACGCGGGGCCGGCGCGCGAGGCCCACCAGGGCAACTGCCACCGAAGCCCACAGCGCCCTCGCAGAGTCCCCGTGAACTTGTCGCCCGCATAAGCGGCCGCTGACTTGATCCGGGACCAGCAGGCAGCCGCAGAAAGATCAGGCCCAGAATCAAATCTGATCCGGCACAGGAATCAGGCTTGATATCAGGGCAAAAAGGTATCCCCGCGGGCGCGCGTGCGGGTACGCGCCCAGGCAGGGCAGGGCAGGGTATCTGTTGGGTTAAGAGAACAGGTCAGCCCCCAGACCAAACACCAAACCAAAGACTGACCTAGGTCAGAGGTCTCCCGGACCTAGCCATGTCGGGACGGGACGGGTTGGTAGTCGGTTAGTCGATCTGCCTGATTCTGGCAGATTCCGGCAGACCACCTGCCCACCAAATCTGGATTCGTCGGGACGGGTCTTGGGTCGGGTCGGGAAGTACTGGGCAGGCAGCCCAGCAGGACCGCCAGCGGACATGCCCAGAAAGTCTGGACTTTCCGGGTCGGGTCTTGGGTCGGGTCGGGAAGTACTGGGCAGGCAGCCCAGCAGATTATCCGCAGATACCAGCAGATTCCGCAGAAGGCCAGCCTGCCAGTTCTGGATTTACCGGGACGGGTCGGGTCGGGGAGACATTGGGCAGTAGGCCCACCACACACCAGGAGGAACCATGAGCACCACAGCAGAGAGCCGGCTAGTCGAACAGGAAGCGCTCGCCGTGACCAGGGCATTGATGGAAGCCAGGGACTCTGACGCCTTCCTGATGGTCACCGGCTCCACCAGTCCCAGAACGCTGGCCCTCGTGGCCTGTGGCCTCGCCGCCGCAGTCCTGACCCATGGCGGCATCGACGGGGCCCGCTGGCTCGAGGAGAGACAGCAAGCCATCGCCGCCGAGAATTAGAGCCCGATTTTTTAGGAATCGGGCCAGCGGGCGACCCGCGCATCTTCCATTTTTTCTCCCCCTTGGAAAACTCTGAGATTGCCCTTTTTTGTAGGGAAACCCTCTACATCTAGGGGAAGTGGGACCTACACCAAACTCCGGGTAGGCGACCCTACAGCCACGAAAAACCACTGAAAGGACCACCACAATGGCCAATGACCCTGTAGAAATCACCATCACGTCACCCAACCTCCGCCAGGTCATGGCGGAGGCAAAGGCCATCGGGCCGTCCATCCAGCGGAAGCTCCGCAAGGATCTACGCGGCGTCGGCGACGACATCATCAAGGACCAGCGGAGTATCCTTTCCGCGCCTCTTCCGGGCAAGGCGGTGAAGTCAGGTCAGCGTGTGCGGTTGGTCCAGGCCCGCGGGAAGAAGAAGGCCTATCTGCGGGCAGTGAACGTCTACCAAGCGGAGCCGGCAAGCCGCAGCCGGACACGGGGAATGCGCACCCAGATCAAGGCCTCACTGAAAA from Pseudarthrobacter sp. SSS035 carries:
- a CDS encoding AlpA family transcriptional regulator, which encodes MESELLTSTELAQKLHKTVSALAQWRYKGVGPKFIKLGGGVRYRASDVEAWLDAQTRTQTGHELASA
- a CDS encoding helix-turn-helix domain-containing protein encodes the protein MTLENWAAGYTARIVANIKAEREAQNLTAKQLSEACERVGNPLGRDVIANLESGRRSSLSVTELLTFAAALQLPAISLLFPPVKAGSKLEALPGVELSNYEAMQQFDGIEPRKIEGSPNEETLKALLFLRTIQDSEAAILDSLDEQERLRFDLPDDAFLKIYGKSKTAQDSEFNAIVRYHLEHSHGVRQRLVEMTPEAQPPIPERLLGLYLTLEEGIPPRHPRAKTSVLANGDD
- a CDS encoding HNH endonuclease signature motif containing protein, with the translated sequence MDSRAAVATAEALSVSFAELAVVLREAVEAPGQCADPMHRRAELALRTLAAVACGEATMAALKVQAVADYDDAAQALAGPATSPEDNTGQEMAVVAEVACVLTVSERSAGALLAEAHQLTTRLPLTLSALQAGQISWQHARVMVDETTNLDRPAAAALEAHFLDPFVVNPARGGPVGELIPGRFRHKARTWRERHHPVSIEKRHIKSAADRRLEYAPDRDGMAWLSAYLPADQAAGIWDRTTAAARALQGPHEDRTLSQIRADTVAIWLLGGTGDRADIDGGSVAAGVPSPRAQVLVTVPVLSLLGVTDEPAMLDGYGPIPPSMARQLIADGAESFHSVLVDPRDGAPLEIGRTSYRVTKAQRQWLRMRDGKCPFPGCSNHSLDNEADHVLAWARGGATGISNLGQPCHKHHRLRHTTGWKPMGATKNEPPGWISPTGRHYQSEHPDWEPPQWPKPWPNGPVPGPHRSDLHLPGNELPDCGLPSDDIFPDDTPPDGPVPEDPYPNWDFTAHSTV
- a CDS encoding tyrosine-type recombinase/integrase, with amino-acid sequence MATIEPYETTAGKRYQVRYRKPDRSQTKKRGFRTKRDAELFLASVEVSKARGEFIDATAAKALIGPLGAAWLARQTHLKPSAYRPLESAWRIHVLPAWGSVAVADVRKTAVQQWVSEMSQGDAMATPPRKPKGATLVIRAYGVLAAVLDDAVSDRRTLSNPARGVSLPRKVKKPHVYLSHEQVHALAAASKYPGLVLVLSYCGIRWGEATALKVKHLDMLRRRLMIEENAVQVGSVIHVGTPKNHKKRTVPFPRFLAEQLAWQCEGKGRDDLVFPDEHGHYLRQARVHEDNMSWFGSAVKRTGIPRITPHDLRHSAASFAVSAGANVKVVQKMLGHSSAAMTLDVYADLFDGDLDSVSDALDHAVSLANVPKMCPPA
- a CDS encoding tyrosine-type recombinase/integrase, yielding MNRPALAVVPDHHEPTPDEILEGNEKVMTLFGYEGEARGLAARTIKENSIFFRKMSREGLDFMTCTRRDIVFWMAGQDWSNSTRVHRKAQLYGFYTWMQDEGLRLDNPAAKLPKVKAQKQKPNPVAAADIQKLLDSGIYFRTQVMVCAHYYLGLRVSEIAAIHGEDINWDTRTLRTIGKGRKEAYIPIPSQMWDVVTRMPRDAFWFPNRTPNRMFPAGEGHITGNSISGLLAEAMKRAGLKHRPHQLRAATATEMHRAGVSAFTIQEGMRHSLMQTTTVYLTIDPEQVRAGLEMLPTVTMPSRKRKVAQNV